The Drosophila nasuta strain 15112-1781.00 chromosome 2L, ASM2355853v1, whole genome shotgun sequence genome window below encodes:
- the LOC132784466 gene encoding LOW QUALITY PROTEIN: voltage-dependent calcium channel type D subunit alpha-1 (The sequence of the model RefSeq protein was modified relative to this genomic sequence to represent the inferred CDS: deleted 2 bases in 2 codons), whose amino-acid sequence MNKGEHKEHASSTQQKQQSPTANDQHQHQQQQQQQQQQQQQNKKYDALDSSSTNNKLNHKNNINNKDKDKERARDRDRDKETSKDLSPSPTSIVIDESSSSTSCLPQNNTQQEPSSSHSGNGARTTTSSSQRRRQLQFQRQKEAKLYDHSDEPTSSTTSVMGGGELVNCIAYDDNTLIIERKPSPTSPSTSRRYLKAETPTRGSRKYNRKSAPPKSDLEVVILKPEHHHQHRSPTITLPVPATSMISGSGSSSVSPTVATGPTVLQQSCSPLEGIAASSEDTTAGASSCSRKRANNTELALSTVTSQIVNNTTYKLDFKQRRHKNNNNNNNNNGSHTGNGGSNSNGGNNRGSKRQRRKSSCHSCGGSIGGGNVSQRLTPEEAASQSTAAAAATANATAAAAAAVTWQQQPQNSVTSAGSTNSSYSSGARDEDSSYSAIGGDSSSSNSCNCDITGDNSTLHGFGVGDISSFIGDDDCEPGDDDDDDPDNPADLSSQTLRTAAIVAAVAAAAKEQAASSAAGNTDCESFSERRQDADDEIRIIAGTALSGNDSLEDVGDVDDNADVIVRRNTRNNRPSIRRTCRITEEDDDDEDEEYDEEDEPEGTTIDIDEQEQLAQQHEHYSEQDDHHHDEDDEEEHEEDDDEEADEYYEEEEDDTQAFSPFYSSSAELIDNFGGGAGKFFNIMDFERGAAGGGTYTPNGNGGAALGGDMSHSHNPQTDLGGGTNIMGIDTMGIANIPETMNGTTIGPSGAGGQKPGAAGSKRPQRRGKPQPDRPQRALFCLGLKNPLRALCIRIVEWKPFEFLILLTIFANCIALAVYTPYPGADSNATNQTLESIEIIFLVIFTAECVMKIIAYGFVLHNGAYLRNGWNLLDFTIVVIGAISTGLSQFVSEGFDVKALRAFRVLRPLRLVSGVTSLQVVLNSILKAMVPLFHIALLVIFVIIIYAIIGLELFSGKLHKACRDEVTGEYEDTKRPCGVGYECPAGMKCYGNWIGPNFGITNFDNFGLAMLTVFQCITLEGWTDVLYYIQDAMGSTWQWMYFISMVILGAFFVMNLILGVLSGEFSKERNKAKNRGDFQKLREKQQIEEDLRGYLDWITQAEDIEPDAPGGLMPDGKGKQPNEMDSTENMGEEMPDMQVTESRWRKMKKDFDRVNRRMRRACRRAVKSQAFYWLIIVLVFLNTGVLATEHYGQVDWLDDFQEYTNMVFIGLFTCEMLLKMYSLGFQGYFVSLFNRFDCFVVIGSISETLLTRTGVMPPLGVSVLRCVRLLRVFKVTKYWRSLSNLVASLLNSIQSIASLLLLLFLFIVIFALLGMQVFGGKFNYNDEEKVRMNFDCFWQSMLTVFQIMTGEDWNAVMYVGINAYGGVSSYGALACVYFIILFICGNYILLNVFLAIAVDNLADADSLSEVEKDEEPHDEGALRKSHSPTPTIDGMDDEHLSIDMDMEHHDMDDDKDHETLSDEEGREMCEEEEEVDEEGMITARPRRMSEVNTATKILPIPPGTSFFLFSQTNRFRVFCHWLCNHSNFGNIILCCIMFSSAMLAAENPLKANDDLNKVLNKFDYFFTAVFTIELILKLISYGFVLHDGAFCRSAFNLLDLLVVCVSLISLVSSSNAISVVKILRVLRVLRPLRAINRAKGLKHVVQCVIVAVKTIGNIVLVTCLLQFMFAVIGVQLFKYVVKCVVVAIKTIGNIMLVTYLLQFMFAVIGVQLFKGKFFSCTDGSKMSKSECYGTYLVYEDGDINKPRLKEREWDNNGFHFDDVAKGMLTLFTVSTFEGWPNLLYVSIDSNKENGGPIHNFRPIVAAYYIIYIIIIAFFMVNIFVGFVIVTFQNEGEQEYKNCDLDKNQRNCIEFALKAKPVRRYIPKHGIQYKVWWFVTSSSFEYTIFILIMINTVTLAMKFYQQPLWYTELLDALNMLFTAVFALEFVFKLAAFRFKNYFGDAWNVFDFIIVLGSFIDIVYSEIKSKDTSGQSACDIVEGCKQKSQSGKCAGSNLISINFFRLFRVMRLVKLLSKGEGIRTLLWTFIKSFQALPYVALLIVLLFFIYAVVGMQVFGKIALDSETAITRNNNFQTFQQAVLVLFRSATGEAWQEIMMSCSAQPDVRCDMESDTPGEQCGSSIAYPYFISFYVLCSFLIINLFVAVIMDNFDYLTRDWSILGPHHLDEFIRLWSEYDPDAKGRIKHLDVVTLLRKISPPLGFGKLCPHRMACKRLVSMNMPLNSDGTVLFNATLFAVVRTSLSIKTEGNIDDANAELRATIKQIWKRTNPKLLDQVVPPPGNDDEVTVGKFYATYLIQDYFRRFKKRKEQEGKEGHPDSNTVTLQAGLRTLHEVSPALKRAISGNLDELAEEPEPMHRRHHTLFGSVWSSIRRHGNGTFRRSAKASHSNGALTIGGSSLAAAGVGGSSLVLGSVDPAGTDYLYDSLNRSVADGVNHIARNLMQARMAASGKLQDELHASSGGELRTFGESISMRPLAKNGSGASTVAGTLPPEANAISYDNRNRGILLHPYNNVYAPNGAIPSHERMIQSTPASPYDQRRLPTSFEMNGLAESLIGGVLAAEGLGKYCDSEFVGTAAREMQEALDMTPEEMNLAAHQILSNEHSMSLIGSSNGSIFGGPGGAIGGGMSGGSSSIAGAFGGSASGPSSFSPLHQGSGTLQSPPIPDNRLRRVATITTTNNNKSQFSQINTNNNLNSRTNAASPTTSQTTNSPTLLQQQQQLQLQQQQQSPQRNLGSGQGYPAAS is encoded by the exons atgaataaag GAGAACATAAGGAGCATGCATCATCAACGCAGCAAAAACAGCAATCGCCGACAGCCAAtgaccaacaccaacaccaacaacaacagcaacagcagcaacaacaacagcaacaaaataagaaatacgATGCCTTGGATAGTTCTAGTaccaataataaattaaatcataaaaacaatatcaataataaGGACAAAGATAAGGAACGAGCTAGGGATAGGGATAGGGATAAAGAGACGAGCAAGGATTTGTCACCAAGTCCGACGAGCATTGTCATTGAtgaatcatcatcatccacatcATGCCTGCCCcaaaacaacacacagcaaGAGCCAAGCAGCTCCCACAGCGGCAACGGAGCGAGAACAACAACTTCCTCAAGTCAGAGGCGTCGTCAGTTGCAATTTCAACGGCAGAAGGAGGCAAAACTTTATGACCACAGCGATGAGCCGACGTCATCGACAACCAGCGTAATGGGCGGCGGCGAGCTAGTCAATTGCATAGCCTACGACGATAATACGCTGATTATTGAACGCAAGCCATCGCCGACATCGCCATCGACATCGCGACGCTACTTAAAAGCGGAGACGCCAACGCGGGGCAGTCGCAAATATAATCGCAAGTCGGCCCCACCCAAAAGTGACCTAGAGGTGGTTATATTGAAGCCggaacatcatcatcagcatcgaTCGCCGACGATAACGCTGCCGGTGCCGGCGACATCAATGATATCAGGAAGTGGCAGCTCGTCGGTATCACCAACGGTTGCCACAGGGCCAACGGTGCTACAACAAAG ttgcagTCCGCTTGAAGGGATTGCCGCAAGCAGCGAGGATACCACAGCAGGCGCCTCCAGCTGCAGCAGGAAGAGAGCGAACAACACAGAACTTGCGTTGAGCACCGTCACCAGtcaaattgttaacaataCGACATACAAGCTCGACTTTAAGCAGCGCAggcacaaa aacaacaacaacaacaacaataacaacggcaGCCACACAGGCAacggtggcagcaacagcaacggtgGCAACAACAGAGGCAGCAAACGTCAACGACGCAAATCCAGTTGCCACTCTTGTGGAGGATCTATTGGTGGCGGCAACGTCAGTCAGCGTCTGACACCAGAGGAGGCAGCATcacaatcaacagcagcagcagcagcgacagcaaatgccacagcagcagcagcagcggctgtgacgtggcagcaacaaccacagaaTAGTGTGACTAGTGCTggcagcaccaacagcagctaTAGCAGCGGGGCCAGAGACGAGGACAGCAGCTACAGTGCCATTGgcggcgacagcagcagcagcaacagttgcaactgcgACATCACCGGTGACAACAGTACGTTGCATGGTTTTGGCGTTGGCGACATCAGCAGCTTCATAGGGGACGACGATTGCGAGCcaggcgacgacgacgacgacgatccCGATAATCCGGCCGATCTCAGTTCGCAGACATTGCGCACAGCGGCAATTGTTGCAGccgttgcagcagcagccaaggaACAGGCCGCATCATCGGCCGCTGGCAACACCGATTGCGAGAGCTTCAGTGAGCGACGCCAGGATGCGGATGATGAGATTAGAATTATTGCTGGGACAGCACTTAGTGGCAACGATTCGCTCGAAGATGTCGGTGATGTGGATGACAATGCGGATGTCATTGTAAGAAGAAATACGCGCAACAATCGTCCCTCCATTCGAAGGACATGTAGAATAACCGaagaggacgacgacgacgaagacgagGAATACGACGAAGAAGACGAGCCTGAGGGTACAACTATTGATATTGATGAGCAAGAGCAGCTGGCACAACAGCACGAGCACTATAGCGAACAGGACGATCACCATcacgacgaagacgacgagGAAGAGCACGAggaagacgacgacgaggaaGCTGACGAGTATTacgaagaggaggaggacgaCACTCAAGCATTTTCACCCTTCTACTCTAGCTCCGCGGAGCTAATTGATAATTTTGGCGGCGGCGCCGGCAAGTTCTTCAACATTATGGACTTTGAAAGAGGCGCCGCTGGAGGCGGCACCTACACTCCCAATGGCAACGGAGGTGCTGCCCTTGGCGGCGATATGTCCCACTCTCATAATCCGCAAACAGACCTCGGCGGAGGCACCAACATTATGG GCATTGATACCATGGGCATAGCAAACATTCCGGAAACCATGAACGGCACCACAATTGGACCCAGCGGCGCCGGTGGACAAAAACCAGGAGCTGCCGGTTCGAAGCGACCTCAACGACGAGGCAAACCGCAGCCAGATCGACCACAGCGAGCGTTGTTCTGTTTGGGGCTTAAGAACCCTCTACGAGCTCTTTGCATTCGCATTGTGGAATGGAA ACCATTTGAGTTCCTTATATTGTTAACAATCTTCGCCAATTGTATTGCCTTGGCCGTGTACACGCCTTATCCAGGCGCCGATTCGAATGCCACGAATCAAACCTTG gaatcaattgaaattatattccTAGTTATATTCACAGCGGAATGTGTTATGAAAATAATAGCATATGGTTTTGTGTTACATAATGGTGCATATCTAAGAAATGGATGGAATTTATTAGATTTTACAATTGTAGTTATAGG AGCGATAAGTACCGGACTATCCCAATTCGTGAGTGAGGGCTTCGATGTGAAGGCACTCCGTGCCTTTCGAGTACTGCGTCCACTGCGACTTGTATCGGG CGTGACCA GTCTACAGGTTGtgcttaattcaattttaaaggCCATGGTGCCACTGTTTCACATTGCACTTCTGGTCATATTCGTAATCATAATCTATGCCATAATTGGCCTAGAGTTATTCTCTGGTAAATTGCACAAGGCGTGTCGAGATGAGGTAACAG GTGAATACGAAGATACTAAAAGGCCCTGTGGAGTGGGCTATGAGTGCCCAGCTGGTATGAAGTGCTACGGCAATTGGATTGGACCCAACTTTGGCATTACcaactttgacaattttgGACTTGCCATGTTGACGGTGTTTCAGTGCATCACACTAGAGGGTTGGACAGATGTCTTGTATTAT ATACAAGATGCCATGGGCAGTACATGGCAATGGATGTACTTCATTTCAATGGTCATCTTGGGCGCATTTTTCGTCATGAACCTGATTCTTGGTGTGTTGTCTGGAGAGTTCTCCAAAGAGCGTAACAAGGCCAAAAACCGTGGCGATTTTCAAAAGCTGCGCGAGAAGCAACAGATAGAGGAGGATTTACGTGGCTACCTCGATTGGATAACACAGGCCGAAGACATTGAGCCCGATGCTCCCGGTGGACTTATGCCCGACGGCAAGGGCAAACAGCCAAATGAAATGGATTCTACCGAAAATATGGGCGAAGAGATGCCCGATATGCAAGTTACCGAATCGCGTTGGCGCAAAATGAAGAAGGACTTTGATCGTGTCAATCGTCGAATGCGTCGAGCCTGTCGCAGAGCTGTCAAGTCACAGGCATTCTATTGGCTCATCATTGTGCTGGTGTTTCTCAACACTGGCGTTCTGGCAACAGAACACTATGGGCAAGTCGATTGGCTAGATGATTTTCAGG aatatacaaatatgGTGTTCATTGGACTCTTCACATGCGAAATGTTGCTGAAAATGTACAGTTTAGGTTTCCAGGGATACTTTGTGTCACTATTCAATCGCTTCGATTGCTTTGTTGTCATCGGCAGCATTTCCGAGACTCTATTGACCAGAACCGGAGTAATGCCCCCATTGGGTGTCTCCGTGTTACGTTGTGTGCGTCTTCTGCGAGTCTTCAAGGTGACCAA GTATTGGCGCTCGCTGTCGAATCTAGTTGCTTCCTTATTGAATTCAATACAATCAATTGCTTCACTTCTTTTACTGCTCTTCCTGTTTATTGTGATATTTGCATTGCTGGGTATGCAAGTTTTTGGtggtaaatttaattataatgatGAGGAGAAAGTTCGCATGAACTTCGATTGCTTCTGGCAGAGCATGCTCACAGTATTCCAG ATAATGACGGGCGAGGATTGGAATGCAGTCATGTATGTTGGCATTAATGCCTATGGCGGTGTCTCCTCCTACGGTGCCTTGGCCTGCGTATATTTTATCATATTGTTCATATGCGGTAATTATATTCTGCTGAATGTGTTCTTGGCCATTGCTGTCGACAATTTGGCCGATGCTGACTCACTCTCGGAGGTCGAGAAGGATGAGGAACCG CATGACGAGGGCGCCTTAAGAAAATCACACAGTCCCACGCCAACCATAGACGGTATGGACGATGAGCATTTGAGCATTGATATGGATATGGAACATCATGACATGGACGATGATAA gGATCATGAAACCTTATCCGATGAAGAGGGTCGAGAAATGTGcgaggaggaagaagaag TGGATGAAGAAGGCATGATAACAGCACGCCCACGTCGTATGTCTGAGGTTAATACGGCTACGAAAATTCTACCAATACCACCGGGCACATCATTCTTTCTTTTCTCCCAAACGAACAg ATTTCGCGTGTTTTGCCATTGGCTCTGTAATCACAGTAACTTTGGCAACATAATCCTGTGCTGTATTATGTTTTCATCCGCCATGTTGGCTGCGGAAAATCCACTAAAGGCTAACGACGATTTGAATAAA GTtctcaataaatttgattac TTTTTCACGGCAGTTTTCACAATAGAACTGATTCTGAAATTGATTTCATATGGTTTCGTATTACACGACGGAGCCTTTTGCAGATCCGCATTTAATCTATTAGATTTACTTGTGGTTTGCGTCTCATTGATATCTCTAGTATCCAG TTCGAATGCGATTTCAGTCGTGAAAATTCTTCGTGTTCTTCGAGTTTTAAGGCCTCTAAGAGCCATTAATAGAGCCAAGGGTTTAAAG CATGTTGTTCAATGTGTCATAGTCGCTGTAAAGACTATCGGAAATATTGTGCTCGTCACATGCCTCCTGCAATTCATGTTTGCAGTTATAGGAGTCCAATTGTTTAAG TACGTGGTGAAGTGCGTTGTAGTCGCAATTAAAACCATTGGTAATATCATGTTGGttacatatttattgcaattcaTGTTTGCCGTTATTGGAGTGCAACTCTTTAAg GGTAAATTTTTCTCCTGCACCGATGGTTCTAAAATGTCTAAAAGCGAATGCTA TGGTACCTATCTTGTCTATGAGGATGGTGATATAAACAAGCCGCGCCTGAAGGAACGTGAATGGGATAATAACGGTTTCCATTTCGATGATGTGGCCAAAGGCATGTTAACCCTCTTCACCGTTTCCACCTTTGAGGGCTGGCCGAA CCTGCTATACGTCTCTATTGATTCGAATAAGGAAAATGGGGGTCCAATACACAATTTCCGTCCTATAGTTGCTGCCTACTATATaatctatattattattattgccttCTTTATGGTCAACATCTTTGTCGGTTTCGTTATTGTCACTTTCCAAAACGAGGGTGAACAGGAGTACAAGAATTGTGATCTCGATAAGAATCAGCGCAATTGCATTGAATTCGCATTAAAGGCGAAGCCAGTGCGACGTTATATACCCAAACATGGTATACAGTATAAAGTCTGGTGGTTTGTCACATCCTCATCGTTTGAATATACCATATTCATATTGATCATGATAAATACGGTCACACTGGCGATGAAATTCTACCAACAACCGTTATGGTATACAGAGCTTCTAGATGCACTCAATATGCTATTCACAGCTGTATTTGCACTCGAGTTTGTCTTCAAACTGGCAGCCTTTCGATTCAAG AACTATTTCGGCGATGCGTGGAACgtttttgatttcattatcGTGCTGGGCAGCTTTATTGATATCGTTTATTCGGAAATTAAG AGCAAGGACACATCTGGTCAGTCCGCTTGTGATATAGTCGAAGGCTGTAAGCAAAAAAGTCAAAGCGGTAAGTGT GCCGGTTCAAACTTGATTTCCATCAACTTCTTTCGACTGTTTCGTGTCATGCGTCTCGTCAAGCTGCTCAGCAAGGGCGAAGGTATACGAACCCTTCTTTGGACTTTCATTAAATCGTTTCAGGCTTTGCCTTATGTCGCATTGCTCATCGTCTTGCTCTTCTTCATTTATGCCGTGGTCGGCATGCAA GTTTTTGGCAAGATAGCGCTGGACAGCGAGACTGCTATAACGCGGAACAACAACTTCCAGACGTTCCAGCAGGCCGTCCTGGTGCTCTTCCGTTCAGCCACAGGCGAGGCCTGGCAGGAAATTATGATGTCGTGCTCAGCACAGCCTGATGTGCGCTGTGACATGGAATCCGATACGCCCGGCGAGCAATGCGGCTCATCGATTGCCTATCCCTACTTCATATCGTTTTATGTGCTGTGCTCCTTCCTG ATTATCAATCTGTTTGTGGCCGTCATTATGGATAACTTTGATTACCTCACACGTGATTGGTCCATTCTGGGCCCACATCATTTGGATGAGTTTATCCGCCTTTGGAGCGAGTACGATCCGGATGCCAAGGGACGCATCAAACACTTGGACGTCGTCACTCTGTTACGTAAGATATCACCGCCTCTTGGCTTTGGCAAACTATGTCCACATCGCATGGCCTGCAAGCGTCTGGTCAGCATGAATATGCCCCTCAACTCCGATGGAACTGTGCTCTTTAATGCCACGCTCTTTGCCGTGGTTCGGACATCGTTGAGCATCAAGACCGAGGGCAACATCGATGATGCCAATGCCGAACTACGTGCCACAATTAAGCAAATCTGGAAACGAACCAATCCTAAGCTATTGGATCAAGTGGTTCCGCCACCTGGCAACGATGATGAGGTTACAGTGGGCAAGTTCTATGCCACGTATCTAATTCAGGACTATTTCCGACGTTTCAAGAAGCGCAAGGAGCAGGAGGGCAAAGAGGGTCACCCCGATAGCAATACGGTCACCCTGCAAGCCGGTCTGCGCACCCTACACGAGGTGTCGCCAGCTTTAAAGCGTGCCATCTCCGGCAATCTGGATGAATTGGCTGAGGAGCCCGAACCCATGCATCGC CGCCATCACACACTCTTCGGCAGCGTGTGGTCCTCCATTCGCCGACATGGCAATGGCACCTTCCGACGCAGTGCCAAGGCTTCCCATAGCAATGGAGCACTGACCATTGGCGGCTCCTCGCTGGCAGCTGCTGGAGTTGGAGGTAGCAGCTTGGTGCTGGGCAGCGTAGATCCCGCGGGCACTGATTATCTGTATGACAGCCTCAATCGCAGTGTGGCCGATGGTGTCAATCACATAGCACGCAACCTAATGCAAGCACGGATGGCGGCCAGCGGCAAGCTGCAGGATGAGCTGCATGCTAGCAGCGGGGGCGAGCTGCGAACCTTTGGCGAGAGCATCTCGATGCGGCCCCTGGCGAAGAATGGCAGCGGTGCATCAACAGTTGCGGGCACGTTACCACCGGAAGCCAATGCGATATCTTATGA CAACCGCAATCGTGGTATTTTATTGCATCCATATAACAATG TCTACGCACCCAATGGTGCTATTCCTAGCCACGAGCGCATGATCCAATCGACACCAGCTAGTCCTTACGATCAGCGTCGTTTACCAacttcatttgaaatgaatggCCTAGCCGAATCATTGATTGGAGGG GTACTCGCCGCTGAGGGCTTGGGAAAATATTGTGATTCCGAATTCGTGGGCACGGCTGCTCGAGAGATGCAGGAGGCGTTAGACATGACGCCTGAGGAGATGAATTTGGCTGCACATCAGATACTCTCGAACGAGCATTCGATGAGTCTGattggcagcagcaatggcagcatCTTCGGTGGTCCTGGTGGTGCGATTGGTGGTGGCATGagcggtggcagcagcagcattgctGGTGCATTCGGTGGCAGCGCCAGTGGACCATCATCGTTCTCTCCGTTGCATCAAGGTTCGGGCACTCTACAATCACCACCGATACCAGATAATCGTCTTAGACGAGTTGCCACTATAACGAccactaataataataagtctCAATTTAGCCAAAtcaatactaataataatttaaatagtagAACTAATGCAGCATCGCCTACAACtagccaaacaacaaattcacCCACtctgctgcaacagcaacaacaactacaactacaacaacaacaacaatcgccTCAGCGTAACTTAGGCAGTGGTCAGGGTTATCCGGCCGCCTCATAG